GAGGTAAGGAGGAAATAGAGATTCTAATACCGATCTGATACGAATATTCTTTTGTCACGGCATATATAAACTTGTTTGTCAAGCATTTCTGAACCAATTTCACTGATCTCTTTTGGTGCCAATGCTCTTCCTTAATTTCATCCTCAATTGCTCCATTTATTTCCACTCAGTGAATGTGATTCAATGGGAGCGACACTATGTAATCAGTGTGCAAAGGAGAACATCCATCGAAGTCAGAAATATAAAAGCTTCATTGTAGAGTGGGACTGTCTAGCAGAAAATTATTTTGTCTTACTTTCTATTGTAGTTTACCCTAAAGAAGCACTTGATATCTATTTGATCTTCTCAGTGCAGCCCGTTCTAATACCGTAGAAATGTATGTAGTTCCCTGACATTTTcggattttcttcttttccttgctgAAAGGAAATAGCAACATAAAGATGAGTTTCAATAGTGCACAAGTACTACTAAGACTAATGTTTTGTGAGGTGTAAAGTATATAGTTATGGTGTTATCGCTACAGTAAATTGTCACTCTTCTGAAGGACTGTTTCTACCTTGGCTAGGACACAAGAAACATACATTTGGTTATggggttgttttttggggaagagaccaaactgcgaggtcatctgtctcatcggtttagggaaggacggggagggaagtcggccgtgccctttcaaaggagccatcccggcatttgcctggaacgatttagggaaatcacggaaaacctaaatcaggatggccggacgcgggatttaaccgtcgtcctcccgaatgcgagtccagtatgctaaccactgcgccacctcgctctgtatacATTTGGTTATATTTCGTTTCTTTTCACAACATTGTTTGACTTGTGAGAGGAACATGGCACGGTTTTCAGAAGAATTTCTTCACAATTTGAACCACAGCATATCGTGTGACCACTCTACTAATATATTGGTACTCCTGTTTGTTGAAGATTTAGAGGTCCATAATGCAGTAATGAATAGCGTAATGGTGTCAGCGTAAATCAAGAAAAGGTCTGTTCACTGACTTGCATCCTCTTAGTTACTATGAAATTGCTTCTCACTGACACGCCAATGGTATCTTTCACCATAACGAGAATGCAACAACTGAATTTTGCATCCTGACATAATtcatacaaataattacaattacTGGACTAGATTTTTATTCGTTTAAGTGCCATATTATCTAGATTATCATATAATTTGTTTGAAAATtccattttttgtttaaatttacaATGAGTGTTTCAGCATGATATTTTATCGGACAATGAAAAACAAAAGTTTTTACAGAGAAATTGCAAAAGCTTACAGTATGCTTGAATCTTCAAGCGATCGTCTTATCTAAGTGCTGTACAATCAATTCATAGAAGACAAAAGATATCTTCCGACATTTAGAATTTGGACAAATGTTAGAGTAATTACAGTTTAATGACTGCAATGTATGTTTGAATATCAGAAATTGTACCGGAGAAGTAAAACGGCAAAGCGAGAGCGACAAAAACTTTTgtcgaaatttaaataataatctgTGTACACTCGCTCTCACGGTTTTGCAAGTCTtaatatttcattaagaaataagtcATTTCTGCTCAAGTTTGGATCGGAACAAACGCGACTGAAAATAAAAAGAGACCCAACGTTCTTAATTAGTAATTAGAAACTTACGAATAAATTCATGTTTTATGTAATCCATCTCTCTACTTCGCAATTCATAATTATTTTGTACAATATTGATAAACCCATTGAGAGGATTTTATTTTAAACACTGAAACTTGTGAAATGTTTTGTGTATtcagtacataataaaaaaatcttCCTACGTATGGAAAATATTGTACGATTTTGCGAACATCACGTTCGTTGTTGAGCGTTTATGTAAGCTACAAACTACTGTACTATCTGAGACTGTTTGCGCGATCGTTGTACTCTATTTTCTCAGAGATTGTTACAGTCCGATATTCCGCCACTGTTTTCTGTCGTCTCTTACGAAACGCAAAGAACCGTCGAGGCGCCGAAAATAAAGGTAAGACAACATTATGAGCGAGAAAGCTGCGGATGCAGACCTGAAGTAACCGTCGAAGCGTGGtctcaataaatacaaaatatacgTTCGGCTACCATTCTACAATATTGTCTGCACAAAATGCGATAAACGGATATGCGTCAACTGGAAACGTCCTTAAAATCCCGCAGACACCTGTCGGTGCCTCAAGAAACTGTCTCGGGCGGCGGGAGCTCGCGCGCTACACCCTGCTCTCTCTTATGTCGCCCGGTTCGTAATCTTCCTCCGCCTCCGCTATCGTCGCAGTGAGCGGCTGCGCCTCCGACTGGCGGTTGTCCGCCTCCGGCGGGGGGCCGTTAGGTGCCAGGCACTCCTCCTCGCCGCCGCCACCGGTGTCGCCCCCGCCGTCGCTGCCGCCGCCTCTGCTGGCGACGCGAAACTCGCGCATCTCGATCTGGCGGAGGATCTCGTCGTAAGAGGGTGGCAGGTCCGCCATGTCGAAGCAGCCAAAGATGGACTCGTAGGTGGGGGGCGGGTGCAGCGAGATGGTGGGCGAGCCGGCGCCGTCCTTGCTGAGCGTCTCTGTGTCGACCTCGAGCACGCTGGGCGTGCTGCTCGCCGCCAGGCTGGACGGCGTGCGCGGCgggtgctgctgccgctgctgcgcgCGCACCACGTTCTCGCCCAGCTCTATCAGGTCCAGGCCGCTCGTGTCGGCCTGCGGGCAAACGAGGACACGGCTGATGCTGCGGCATAGGACAGTTCAAAAATTAATCTTACAAATGCACAAAAATTGTGCTGTTTAGAAACATTCTACTACATTAGAGTGAGACCCGCCTAACTCTCCCCGTCCCCACCCCCATCCCACCGCGACCATGAAAGCGAActttcatatcgctggcttagttgtgcaGTATCATTGCGGGCAGCCGCGCCTGCAGATtagagcgcgggacacggaacttgtgtagtgtgtagctctgcatgtgagaggcattgttagtttgCAAGTTGAGGTGTTGCTGCAAGTgctactagttgttgttgttgtagtgatcatcagtcctgagactggtttgatgcagctctccatgctactctatgctgtgcaagctgcttcacctcccagtacctactgcagcctacatccttatgaatctgcttagtgtattcatctctgtctccctctacgatttttgccctccacgctgccctccagcattaaattggtgatcccttgatgcctcagaacatgtcctaccaaccgatcccttcttctagtcaagttgtgccacaaactcctcgccaattctattcaatacctcctcattagttatgtgatctacccatctaatcttcatcattcttctgtagcaccacatttccaaagcttctattatcttcttgtccaaactatttatcgtccatgtttcacttccatacatggctacacttcatacaaatactttcagaaacgacttcctgacacttaaatctatactcgatgttaacaaatttctcttcttcagaaacgctttccttgccattgccagtctacattttatatcctctctacttcgcccatcatcagttattttgctccccaaatagcaaaactcctttactgcttttagtgttatttcctaatctaattccctcaccatcacccgatttaattcgactacattccattatactgttttgcttttgttaatgttcatcttataccctcctttcaagactctgtccattccgttcaactgctcttccaagtcctttgctgtctctgacaattacaatgtcataggcgaacctcaaagtttttattttttctccacggattttaatacctactccgaatttttcttttgtttcctttactgcttgctcagtatacagattgaataacatcggggaaaggctacaaccctgtctcactcccttcccaaccgctgcttccctttcatgcccctcgactcttataactgccatctggtttctgtacaagttgtaaatagcctttcgctccctgtattttacccctgccaccttcagaatttgaaagagtattccaaatgattcaaatggctctgagcactatgggacttaactgctgaggtcatcagtcccctagaacttagagttacttaaacccaacctaagaacatcacacacatccatgcccgaggcaggattcgaacctgcgaccgtagcggtcgcatggttccagactgtagcgcctagaaccgctcggccacaccggccggcagagtattccagtcaacattgtcaaaaactttctgtaagtctacaaatgctaggaacgtaggtttgcctttccttaatatttcttctaagataagtcgtaaggtcagtattgtctcacgtgttccaacatttctatggaatccaaactgatcttccctgaggtcggcttctaccagtttttccattcgtctaaagaatttgtgttagtattttgcagccatgacttattaaactgatggttcagtaattttcacatctgtcaacacctgctttctttgggattggaattattatattcttctttaagtcttttttttgtggttttagggcgcacaacttcaacggtcattagcgcccagactacgttaggaatgcaccgcgagtcacaagtttaaaacagcaacgaaacggaaaacacgataaaagacagactgaggcataggactaaaaaaaaagaaaacagcataatcaaatgtccttagagagggttgtcaaattgataaaatgaagaacgcgagcagctgctcgtgggtcatccgctaaaatggcttctagagtacatggcaggccaagataaagacgcagtgcgttaaaatccggacaggacattaaaatgtggcggaccgtcagcaattgcccacatgggcagaacggcgccggcgcagccgtcagcagatggcgatggctgaaccggcagtgtccaattcttaaccgggccaaaactacctcctcccgccgagaagggcgtgaggaggacgtccaagccgcgggaagaggttttagggcccgaagcttgttgtctgtaagtgcagcccaatcggcatgccacagcgataaaatgcgccgacaaatgaccctgctaaaatcggacgaagggacacaacaagaagctgtccgaggctggaggaccgcagccttggccgcggcatctgcagcttcgttcccagggataccgacatggccagggacccacataaagctaaccggagaaccgacgtccaccagctgccgaagagagcgttggatccggtgcacgaaagggtgaaccggatacggatcactgaggctctggatggcgctcagggaatcggagcagatgacataagcagaatgtcggtggcggcagatgtaaagaacagcctggtagagggcaaagagctcagctgtgaagaccgaacaatggccatggagccggtatttgaaactttgtgccccgacaataaaagaacacccgaccccgtcattggtcttagagccatctgtataaatgaaggtcatattgatgaacttcgaagttccacaaaacgggagtggtagaccgaaccgggggtaacctcttttgggagcgagctgaggtcaaggtgaacgcggacctgagcctggagccaaggtggcgtgtggctctcgcccactcgaaaggttgcagggagtgaaaaattaaggtgttgaaggaggcgacgaaagcgaactccagggggtagcagggcagacacataccacccgtattgacggtcgagagagtcgtcaaaaaaggaacgataagacgggtggtcgggcattgacagtagccgacaggcataccgacaaagcagtatatcgcgccggtgagtggcaattcgccagcgtcagcatgaagactctctacgggactagtataaaacgctccgatcgcaagtcgtaagccccgatgttgtatggagttgaggcggcgtaagatggatggccgtgcagaggagtatacgaagctcccataatccagcttggagcggacgatcgaccgatatagacgaagtaggacggttcgatccgctccccacgacataccactgagaacacggaggacatttaaagaacgggtacaacgggcagccaaatatgacacatgtggagaccagctaagtttcctgtcaaatgtaagacctaaaaatttggttgtctccacgattgggagagcaacgggaccgagtcgtaaggacggtgggagaaactctttgtagcgccagaagttaatacagaccgtcttctcggcagaaaaacggaagccattggcgacactccaggagtaaagacggtcaagagaacgctgaagacagcgctccaggacacgtgtacactgcgcgctgcaatagatggtaaaatcgtccacgaaaagggagcctgatacatcagctgggaggcaatccattattggattgatcgcgatggcgaagagagcgacgctcaaaactgagccctgtggcaccccattctcctggcgaaaggtgtctgacaggacagaacccacacgtaccctgaactgtcgatccattaaaaaggaacgaataaaaagagggaggcgaccgcgaaggccccatgtatgcatggtgcggagaatgcccgccctccaacaggtgtcgtaagccttctccaaatcaaagaacacagccgcggtcgggcgcttccgcaagaagttattcataatgaaggtcgacaaggtaaccagatggtcaacagcagagcggcgcctacgaaatccacattgtacattggtaagtaggcgtcgagactcgagcagccaaaccaatcgagagttaaccattcgctccatcactttacagacacagctggtaagcgagataggtcgataactggaaggcaagtgcttgtccttccccggcttaggaatcgggacaacaatagactcgcgccagcatgcgggaacatgtccctcaatccagatgcgattgtatgtacgaagaagaaaacctttacccgcaggagaaaggttcttcagcatctgaatatgaatagaatcaggccctggaacggatgaccgtgatcggccaagtgcgttttcgagttcccgcatggtgaatggggcattataactttcacgattcgaggagcggaagttaggtggccttgcctcctctgcctgtttgcgggggaggaaggcagggtggtaatgagcggagctcgaaacctctgcgaaataGCGGCCGAAGaaattggagacatcctcaggggccacaaggacgtcattcgcgaccgtcaagccagaaactggtgagtggaccttagtgccagatagccggcgcaggctaccccagacaacagaaggagtaaaactgttgaaggtgcttgtgaaagcagcccagctggctttcttgctttctttaataatacgacgacactgagcacgtaatcgtttataattgagacaattcgccactgtagcgtggcgtttaaaggtgcgcaaagcacgtcgacgagcacgtaaagcgtctctacatgctgcggtccaccaggggaccggtacgcgacgtggagaagaagtagggtgagggatggaatattcagcagcagtgagaatgacttccgtgaggtgtgcgacctgacgatcgcagcttgtgaaggtgtgatcctggaaggtcgccctggaagagaagagcccccagtctgctttggagatggtccaactagatgagcacagagagggggtatgctgcaggagatggataacacacgggaagtggtcgctcgaatatgtatcagaaagtgcataccactcaaactgcgtgcaagttggggagtacatatagagaggtctaaatgggaataggtgtgagatgtgtccgaaagaaaagtaggggcgccagtattgaggcagacaagattcagttggttgaaaaggtctgctaacagggagcccctcgggcaggatgctggagagccccaaaggggatggtgggcattgaagtctccagttaacaaaaatggtccaggtagctgagcaataagttgcatcatgtctgccctggtaacggcagacgacgatggagtgtaaacggtacaaatggaaaatgttaaagtggggagagtaatgcagatggcaactgcctgcaggccggtgcgcAACGGGATGGGaccgtagtaaatatcatcccggaccagcaacataacccctccatgagccgggatacctaccacagggtgtaggtcaaaacgcacagaggtgtagtgtgccaaggcaatttgatcgcatgggcgtagcttcgtttcctggagggctacgacgagcggacggtgcaagcggagcagcaacttcaagtcctctcggttggagcgaatgctgcgaatattccagtgaataagtgccatcgtaagaagaaaaggaagatgaaagaaggggtcacctcgaaggccgctgagggcctggcttcgagcgagcactgccgccgctatcagtaggcggacagtcatcgtccattgggtctataggttcatcggccatctcgggaagatggccgggaggggaagattccgccgccggtgaacggccagatgttcggctaccagcggtgcggccaggcgaaacgaatGACGGCcgggggcggcaaccgctgggtggcgcaggagaagaaat
This genomic stretch from Schistocerca cancellata isolate TAMUIC-IGC-003103 chromosome 5, iqSchCanc2.1, whole genome shotgun sequence harbors:
- the LOC126187563 gene encoding uncharacterized protein LOC126187563 isoform X1, translating into MLLTGPTEDAMEVLRQSGQHAGKMSAGSGSGVAAAAAAAAATSAGGASSHSAAGAGASAAVPSQQSQGLAALLVMVAVLCFIVAYCCWGAPCCRAFCRRRCAAACCACCGCRADLEAASPSDLALSVDQGMVATPTIILLPYGRMLVVDGSVFAQLQADTSGLDLIELGENVVRAQQRQQHPPRTPSSLAASSTPSVLEVDTETLSKDGAGSPTISLHPPPTYESIFGCFDMADLPPSYDEILRQIEMREFRVASRGGGSDGGGDTGGGGEEECLAPNGPPPEADNRQSEAQPLTATIAEAEEDYEPGDIRESRV
- the LOC126187563 gene encoding uncharacterized protein LOC126187563 isoform X2, producing MEVLRQSGQHAGKMSAGSGSGVAAAAAAAAATSAGGASSHSAAGAGASAAVPSQQSQGLAALLVMVAVLCFIVAYCCWGAPCCRAFCRRRCAAACCACCGCRADLEAASPSDLALSVDQGMVATPTIILLPYGRMLVVDGSVFAQLQADTSGLDLIELGENVVRAQQRQQHPPRTPSSLAASSTPSVLEVDTETLSKDGAGSPTISLHPPPTYESIFGCFDMADLPPSYDEILRQIEMREFRVASRGGGSDGGGDTGGGGEEECLAPNGPPPEADNRQSEAQPLTATIAEAEEDYEPGDIRESRV